One window of Hymenobacter sp. BRD128 genomic DNA carries:
- a CDS encoding NRAMP family divalent metal transporter, translated as MKPKFRTWGGASLGAAFLMANSSIGPGFLTQTTVFTQQLLTSFGFVILVSVVLDVGAQLNTWRILTVSELRAQDLANKLLPGLGYFLAGMVILGGFAFNIGNIAGCGLGLNVLTGLSFEQGAIISCGVALLLFWVREVGKMLDGFTKILGTVKILLTLGIAFSAHPPLLQALHHTLLPAKVSAAAIVTIVGGTVGGYITFSGAHRLLDAGIKGLDSQAEVTRSAVSGIVISTLMRFVLFLAIVGVLSHGATLAADNPAASVFRAAAGEVGFRVFGVILWSAAISSVVGAAYTSVSFFKTFHPVFARHERACISVFIVLSTAIFVGIGKPTQLLIFAGAINGLILPLALAIVLVAAASPRLMGTYRHPRWMLAAGWVVVVIMGGLSLRALWEQFG; from the coding sequence ATGAAGCCAAAGTTTCGCACCTGGGGCGGGGCTAGCCTGGGCGCTGCCTTCCTGATGGCCAACTCGTCCATCGGCCCCGGCTTTTTGACGCAAACCACCGTTTTTACCCAGCAGCTGCTCACCAGCTTCGGGTTCGTCATTCTGGTGTCGGTGGTGCTCGACGTGGGCGCGCAGCTCAATACCTGGCGCATTCTCACCGTGAGCGAGTTGCGGGCCCAGGACCTGGCCAATAAGCTGTTGCCGGGGCTAGGGTACTTTCTGGCGGGCATGGTCATTCTGGGCGGCTTCGCCTTCAATATCGGCAACATTGCGGGCTGCGGGCTGGGGCTGAACGTGCTCACCGGGCTCTCGTTTGAGCAGGGCGCCATCATTAGCTGCGGGGTGGCGCTGCTGCTATTCTGGGTGCGCGAAGTGGGCAAGATGCTCGACGGCTTCACTAAGATTCTGGGCACGGTTAAGATTTTGCTTACGCTGGGTATTGCCTTCAGCGCCCACCCGCCGCTGCTGCAGGCCCTGCACCACACGCTGCTGCCGGCCAAGGTGAGCGCGGCGGCCATCGTCACCATCGTGGGTGGCACGGTGGGCGGCTACATCACATTTTCGGGCGCCCACCGCCTGCTCGACGCGGGAATTAAAGGCCTTGACAGTCAGGCTGAAGTGACGCGCAGCGCCGTCAGCGGCATCGTCATTTCTACCCTCATGCGGTTTGTGCTGTTTCTGGCCATTGTGGGCGTGCTCAGCCACGGTGCTACCCTAGCCGCCGACAACCCGGCGGCCAGCGTGTTCCGCGCGGCGGCGGGCGAGGTGGGCTTCCGGGTGTTCGGCGTCATTCTGTGGAGCGCAGCCATCTCGTCGGTGGTGGGCGCGGCCTACACGTCGGTGTCGTTTTTCAAGACGTTTCACCCCGTGTTTGCGCGCCACGAGCGGGCCTGCATCTCGGTATTTATCGTTTTGTCAACGGCCATCTTCGTGGGCATCGGCAAGCCTACCCAACTGCTCATTTTTGCCGGTGCCATCAACGGGCTAATCCTGCCCCTGGCCTTGGCCATCGTGCTGGTGGCCGCCGCTAGCCCCCGCCTCATGGGCACGTACCGCCACCCCCGCTGGATGCTGGCCGCCGGCTGGGTGGTGGTGGTCATCATGGGTGGCCTTAGCCTGCGAGCGCTGTGGGAGCAGTTTGGCTAG
- a CDS encoding glycosyltransferase family 9 protein, producing the protein MPDSPLATLLIQTAFIGDVILATALVEYLAEHALGQPLDVLVRRGNEGLLAGNPHIRRVLIWDKKSQKYPNLVRLLKQVRAERYGRVVTLQRFASTGFLTAFSGAPERVGFAENPFSRFFTRRVPHVIGDGTHEVARNLALISGFQLLVSGSQTPTKNQKPKTSNPQPRLYPTLADEAAAAPYAAVGEYICLAPTSVWFTKQYPEEKWLELLAALPASLPVYLLGGPPDTAACERLAQAAARPGLVNLSGKLSLLASAALLRGAVLNYVNDSAPLHLCSAVDAPVCAIFCSTVPAFGFGPLSSFSRIVEHPGPLACRPCGLHGHARCPLGHFRCAREIETAQLLGVLAEARAWRATRPAASGTEGRT; encoded by the coding sequence ATGCCCGATTCACCCTTAGCCACGCTACTCATCCAAACCGCCTTTATCGGCGACGTAATCCTGGCTACGGCGCTGGTCGAGTACCTGGCCGAGCACGCGCTTGGCCAGCCGCTCGACGTGCTTGTGCGGCGCGGCAACGAGGGCTTGCTGGCGGGTAATCCGCACATCCGGCGGGTACTTATCTGGGACAAAAAAAGCCAGAAATACCCGAACCTAGTGCGCCTGCTGAAGCAAGTTCGAGCGGAGCGATACGGCCGGGTAGTAACGTTGCAGCGCTTCGCCAGCACGGGGTTTCTCACGGCTTTTTCGGGCGCGCCGGAGCGGGTGGGCTTCGCCGAAAATCCGTTCAGCCGGTTTTTTACGCGGCGCGTGCCACACGTTATCGGCGACGGCACCCACGAGGTGGCGCGCAACCTGGCCTTAATTTCTGGTTTCCAGTTGCTGGTTTCTGGTTCTCAAACACCTACCAAAAACCAAAAACCAAAAACCAGCAACCCACAGCCCCGCCTCTACCCCACCCTAGCCGACGAGGCGGCCGCCGCGCCCTACGCCGCCGTGGGCGAGTATATCTGCCTGGCGCCTACCTCCGTGTGGTTTACCAAGCAGTACCCGGAGGAAAAATGGCTGGAATTGCTGGCTGCGCTGCCCGCTAGCCTGCCCGTGTACCTGCTCGGCGGCCCGCCCGATACGGCCGCCTGCGAGCGGCTGGCCCAGGCGGCCGCCCGGCCGGGGCTGGTCAACTTATCGGGCAAATTATCCCTGCTGGCCTCGGCCGCCCTCCTGCGCGGGGCGGTGCTCAACTACGTCAACGACTCGGCGCCGCTGCACCTGTGCTCGGCAGTGGATGCGCCGGTGTGCGCCATTTTTTGCTCCACGGTGCCGGCGTTTGGGTTTGGGCCGCTGAGTTCTTTTTCACGAATTGTGGAGCACCCGGGGCCGCTGGCCTGCCGGCCGTGCGGGCTGCACGGGCACGCCCGCTGCCCGCTGGGGCACTTCCGCTGCGCCCGCGAAATCGAGACGGCGCAGCTGCTAGGGGTGCTGGCAGAGGCGCGGGCGTGGCGGGCTACCAGGCCGGCCGCGAGCGGAACGGAAGGGCGCACCTAA
- a CDS encoding ImmA/IrrE family metallo-endopeptidase codes for MPSCPGTMTNPLAGQPISPPRLSAAFRQRCEALATEARYALGLKAFQPLPARQLAAHYQVLLLTPLDLAADAGAAVAQVLSQPGWSAALISRQPPVILHHPLHSAARQEANLMHELAHLLLGHPLPAFDPATWPATLDKQHEREADYLGSCLQIPRRGLEWAQQRGFTRQQTAAHFGASLQLVSWRCNATGITILSAALDA; via the coding sequence ATGCCAAGCTGCCCCGGCACGATGACTAACCCCCTGGCCGGCCAGCCAATTTCGCCGCCCCGCCTATCTGCGGCCTTCCGCCAGCGGTGCGAAGCACTGGCCACCGAGGCCCGCTACGCGCTGGGTTTGAAGGCTTTTCAGCCTTTGCCTGCCCGGCAGCTAGCAGCCCATTACCAAGTACTACTACTTACTCCATTAGACTTGGCTGCGGATGCCGGCGCTGCTGTGGCGCAAGTGCTGAGCCAGCCCGGCTGGTCAGCGGCCCTCATTAGCCGCCAGCCGCCGGTTATCCTGCACCACCCGCTGCACTCGGCGGCCCGGCAGGAGGCTAATCTTATGCACGAGCTGGCGCACCTGCTGCTAGGCCACCCCCTACCTGCTTTTGACCCCGCTACCTGGCCGGCGACGCTGGACAAGCAGCACGAGCGCGAAGCGGATTACCTGGGTAGCTGCCTACAAATACCCCGGCGCGGCCTCGAATGGGCGCAGCAACGCGGTTTTACGCGGCAGCAGACCGCTGCGCATTTCGGGGCCAGCCTGCAACTAGTGAGTTGGCGCTGCAATGCTACCGGCATTACCATTTTGAGCGCTGCGCTGGATGCATAG
- a CDS encoding helix-turn-helix domain-containing protein, giving the protein MKHHLDAAALAALVRAKRAGRGLREIAEEIGEISPATLSRVENEKAPDMTTFLRLCDWLQVAPAQLLAAQNGTADTAPDRPQQIALLLRSDRQLDPATANALASLVEAAYAKLPRHDD; this is encoded by the coding sequence ATGAAACATCACTTAGATGCTGCTGCCCTTGCCGCCTTGGTGCGCGCCAAACGGGCCGGCCGGGGCCTGCGCGAGATAGCCGAGGAAATCGGCGAAATCAGTCCGGCTACCCTATCGCGGGTTGAAAATGAGAAAGCGCCCGACATGACGACTTTTCTGCGCCTCTGCGACTGGCTACAAGTAGCCCCGGCCCAGCTACTGGCCGCCCAAAATGGCACAGCTGACACGGCCCCCGACCGTCCCCAGCAGATTGCGTTGCTCCTGCGCTCTGACCGGCAGCTCGACCCGGCCACTGCCAACGCCTTGGCTTCGCTGGTAGAAGCAGCTTATGCCAAGCTGCCCCGGCACGATGACTAA